A genomic stretch from Dehalococcoidia bacterium includes:
- a CDS encoding response regulator transcription factor, with translation MEDQRDKAGARFKAMPTRILVIEDEADIASFVRRGLSYKGYEVEVVPDGNSGLTAARERPPDLVLLDLMLPDIDGVEVCRRLRATSDLPIIVLTARDDVSDKIAGLDAGADDYVTKPFVFDELLARIRAALRRSHRPDELIEVGDLVIHPASREVRRGDRRIDLTPREYDLLEFLARNAGRVLTKEVIFSRVWGYDAEVESDAVKVYVSYLRKKLNATGEPDLIHMVRGVGYMLKAS, from the coding sequence TTGGAGGACCAGCGTGACAAGGCGGGAGCACGATTCAAGGCGATGCCCACCCGGATCCTTGTGATCGAAGACGAGGCAGACATCGCGTCGTTCGTTCGACGGGGTCTGAGCTACAAAGGCTACGAGGTGGAGGTGGTGCCGGACGGCAATTCCGGCCTGACTGCTGCCCGTGAGCGGCCGCCCGACCTCGTGCTGCTGGACCTAATGCTCCCCGACATCGACGGCGTCGAGGTGTGTCGACGGCTGCGGGCTACGAGCGACCTCCCCATCATCGTGCTCACGGCACGGGACGACGTCAGCGATAAGATCGCCGGCCTGGACGCCGGTGCCGACGACTACGTCACCAAGCCGTTCGTTTTCGATGAGCTGCTGGCCCGCATTCGCGCAGCCCTGCGCCGTAGTCACCGACCGGACGAGCTGATTGAGGTCGGCGACCTGGTGATTCATCCCGCGTCACGGGAAGTGCGCCGGGGCGACCGACGGATCGATCTCACACCGCGGGAGTACGATCTGTTGGAATTCCTAGCGCGCAACGCCGGAAGAGTGCTGACGAAGGAGGTCATTTTCTCCAGAGTCTGGGGCTATGACGCTGAGGTGGAATCGGACGCCGTCAAGGTGTACGTAAGCTATTTGCGGAAGAAACTGAACGCGACCGGCGAACCGGATCTAATCCACATGGTGCGAGGTGTGGGTTATATGTTAAAAGCGTCATGA
- a CDS encoding cupredoxin domain-containing protein, which yields MRPEVLVLTVWSAGMLALACGGGGRAAPSGGGAKASSRASAVEMEADDFYFEPETLEARVGGAVTLTVKNEGGAAHTFTIDELNVDQTLRPGDEVTVTLTPAKAGSFTFYCRFHRARGMEGTMDVAGG from the coding sequence ATGCGACCGGAGGTCCTCGTACTTACTGTGTGGAGCGCCGGGATGCTCGCTCTTGCGTGCGGAGGCGGAGGGCGCGCCGCGCCCAGCGGAGGGGGCGCAAAGGCCAGCAGCCGGGCGAGCGCCGTGGAAATGGAGGCTGATGACTTCTATTTTGAGCCGGAAACGTTGGAAGCGCGCGTGGGAGGGGCGGTGACGCTCACTGTGAAGAACGAGGGCGGGGCGGCGCACACCTTCACCATCGATGAGCTCAATGTGGACCAGACATTGCGGCCTGGGGACGAGGTGACGGTAACGCTTACGCCCGCCAAGGCCGGAAGTTTCACGTTCTACTGTCGGTTCCACCGGGCCCGAGGCATGGAGGGCACGATGGACGTGGCAGGGGGTTAG